CAAGACCGCCGGGGCGCTGGACGACCGCTTCCAGGCGGCCACCCCGCTGCGGAAGCTGCTGAACAAGGTCTTCCCGGACCACTGGTCCTTCCTGCTCGGCGAGATCGCGCTCTTCTCGTTCGTCGTGCTGCTGCTGACCGGTGTCTTCCTGACCTTCTTCTTCGAGCCGGCGATGACCGAGGTCGTCTACAACGGCAGCTACGCCCCGCTGCGGGGCACCCCGATGTCGGCCGCGTACGCCTCCAGCCTGGACCTGTCGTTCGACGTCCGGGGCGGCCTGATCATGCGGCAGATGCACCACTGGGCGGCGCTGCTGTTCATGGCCTCGATCGTGGTGCACATGCTCCGGGTCTTCTTCACGGGCGCGTTCCGCAAGCCGCGGGAGACGAACTGGATCATCGGCTCGCTGCTGTTCTGGGTGGGCTTCCTGGCCGGCTTCACCGGCTACTCGCTGCCGGACGACGGCCTCTCCGGCACCGGTCTGCGGATCGCCTCCGGCATCATGCTGTCGATCCCGGTGATCGGCACCTGGGTCACCTCGTCGATCTTCGGCGGGGAGTTCCCGGGTGAGATCCTCATCAGCCGGGCCTTCATCGCCCACGTGCTGCTCATCCCGGGCCTGCTGGTCGCCCTGATCAGCGTCCACCTGGGCCTGGTCTTCAAGCAGAAGCACACCCAGTGGCCCGGCCCCGGCCGGACCAACGAGAACGTGGTCGGCGAGCGGATGTTCCCGCGCTACGCGCTCAAGCAGGGCGGCTACTTCATGGTCGTCTTCGGCGTGATCGCGCTGATGGGTGGCCTCTTCCAGATCAACCCGATCTGGTACTTCGGCCCGTACGAGGCGTGGGTGGTCTCGGCCGCCAGCCAGCCCGACTGGTACGTCATGTTCCTCGACGGCTCGACCCGCCTCATGCCGGCCTGGCAGATCAACATCCCGATCGGCGACGGGTACGTCATCCCGCCGATTTTCTGGCCGACGGTCGTGCTGCCGGGCATCCTGGTGGGCCTGTCGATGATGTACCCGTTCGTGGAGGCGCGCCGCCTCAAGGACCACAAGCACCACAACCTGCTCCAGCGGCCCCGGGACGTCCCGGCCCGGACCGCCGTGGGCGCGATGGCGGTGTCCTTCTACGTCGTGCTGACCCTCTCCGGAGGCAACGACGTCATCGCCGACAAGTTCCATATCAGCCTGAACGCGATGACCTGGGCGGGCCGGATCGGCCTGCTGATCGTCCCGCCGCTGGCCTACTACTTCACGTACCGGATCTGCCTCGGTCTCCAGCAGCACGACCGGGAGGTGCTGGCCCACGGCGTGGAGACCGGCATCATCAAGCGGCTGCCGGACGGCCGGTTCGTCGAGGTCCACCAGCCGCTCACCGCGGCCGAGCACGACGGGCACGGACTGGAGTACGCCGGCTGGGTCGTGCCGAAGAAGATGAACCGGCTCGGGGCCCTCGGCCCGGCCATCCGGGGCTTCTTCTACCCGATCGAGAAGCCGGCCGAGGCGCCGGTCTCGCCGGGGCACCCGCCGGTCGAGCCCCGACCGGAGCGGGAGGAGGTCGGCAGCGGCGAGAGCCGTCGCTGACCCGCCCGACACACCCGACCGTGGCGCCCGCCGGATCTCCGGCGGGCGCCACGTCCGTTTCCGGCCACGCTCGTCCGCTCCGTCCCACCGGTGCCCCCTCCGCGCCGGGTGCTGCCCGCCGGTCCCGTCCCGGCGGCCCGCCGCCCCGCGACCCGGACGGGTGGAATCGCAGGAATAACCCGGGTCAGCCGGGTATCCGTGCGGTCCAACGAAAAAGGGGGGGAACATGTTGGGTATCAAACGCCTCGGAGTGCTGGCCGCCGTGGTGGTGGTCGGGCTGGCGCCCGCAGCGGCGGCGCAGGCCGCGGCACAGCCGTCCACGCAGGACACCCAGTACCTGCAGGCGTTGCACCAGGTGAACCTGGAGGAAATCGTCACCGGCAACCTGGCGCAGCAGAAGGGCCAGAACCAGCAGGTCAAGGACCTCGGCAAGCAGTTCGTGACGGACCACACCCAGCTGGACCAGACGGTGCAGAGCACCGCGCAGCAGCTGAACGTGAAGTTGCCGTCCGAGCCCACCGCCGACCAGCAGAAGATGGTCGACAAGCTCAACAACCTCAGCGGCGCCGAGTTCGACAAGGCGTGGGTGACCGCCGAGCTGACCGGCCACGTTCAGGCCATCCAGGCCAGCCAGACCGAGATCTCGCAGGGTTCCGAGCAGACGGTGGTCCAGCTGGCCCAGGACGCCCTGCCGGTCCTGCAGGCGCACCTCGACGCGCTGACGGCCCTGGCCCAGACCTTGGGCGTCCCGGTCCCGCAGACCAGCGCCAGCGGCACGCCCAGCCCGGGCGGCAGCGGTACGCCGGGTCCGGGCGGCACCGAGTCCCCGGGTCCGGGCGGCACGAGCACCGAGTCACCGGCCCCGGGCACCACTGAGACGCCGGCTCCGAGCACCAGCTGACGTCGTACGGCCGATGGTGGCCGGTCCGTCCTCCGGGGCGGGCCGGCCGCCGCGCGTTCAGTCGGCGTTGGCCAGCCCGATCGCGAACGCCTCCTCCAGGTCGTGCTGGGAGTACGCCCGGAACGCGATGTGCGACTCGGTGTTGAGCACACCGGGGACCTTGGAGATGCTGCCGGCGATGACCTGGGCGATCTGCTCGAACTCGCGGACCCGGACCATGGCGATCAGGTCGACGTGGCCGGCCACCGAGTAGACCTCGCTGACACCGGGGAGGTTGGCCAGGGTCTCGGCCACCTCGGGGATGGAGTCGGTGGCGCAGTCGATCAGCACGATCGCGGTGATCACGGGACATTTCTCCGTTCGTCGACGTCGTCGCCCATGCTAGAGGCTCGCCGGCGCACGGCGTCCCCGGCTCGTGGATCCCGCTACCGGGGGGCCGCCGGGACCGTCAGGCGGGCGCCGGCGCGCACCACGTCGGTGAGGTGCTCGCCGGCGGCGACCGTGGCGCCGGGCCAGACCACGGCGCGGGTCACGGCCCCGTGGACGACCGCGCCCGCGCCGACCACCGCCCGCTCCACCGGGCCGCTCACCGTCGCCGTCGGGTCGACCAGGCTCCCGCTCCCGGCGGCGTGCAGGTTGGCCGCGAGGTAGTCGGCCGGGGTCCCGGTGTCGTAGAAGGTCCCCCGGTACGGCACCACCTCCAGCGCACCGGCCGCCTCCGCCGGCCGCCAGACCGACCGGACCAGGTCGCCGAAGGTGGGTGGCAGCTCGCGGACCAGCCGCCAGGGCAGCAGCGAGAAACCGACGAAGCGGTGGCCGCTGAAGGTCCCGGGCACCGCCGGGTCGTCGGCCGGCTGACCGAGCAGGCGTACGCTCCGCCCGTCCCAGCCGTCCACCAGCGCGGCGATGTCCGGGCCCGGTGGGGCCTGCGGGTCGGCCAGGTACGCGTCGGCGTTGCCGACCAGCACGCCCCGGCCGGCGATCCAGCCCCGCAGGTTGCCCAGCCCGCCGGCGGTGCCCAGCGGGTCGCCCGGCTCGACCGACGGGTGGGCCCGCGCCCCGACGTGGTCGACCACCCGGCCGCCCAGGTAGCAGGCGTTCACCGCGACCCGGTCCGGGCCGGCGAGGCCGAGCCCGGCCAGCCGGGCCAGGGCCCGGTCCAGCAGCGGCACGTTCCCGACCGGGCAGAGCGCCTTGGGCAGCCGCGCGGTCAGCGGTCGCAGCCGGGTGCCCTCGCCCGCGGCGAGCACCACCGCGCAGACCTCGACCTCCGCCCGCCAACCCGCGCCGGCTGACCCCCTCGGCGTGGTGGTGCCCCTCGGCTCGCTCGCGCTGCGCGCGCCTGCCGGGGGCGGCCCGGAGTTGGTCACGCTCCCGACGGGGTGGCCGGTGGGACCCGTTCGGCTTCCGGGCCGATGCCGTAGCGGCCGAGCAGGCCGGCCGTCGCCCGGCTGAGCCGGGGCAGGTCGTCCAGCGGGTGCCAGGCCGCCTCGAAGACCTCCGCGCCGTCGACCACCAGCTCGGTCGTCGACGCCGGCACCTCCACCTCGAAGACCACGTCCACCCAGCCCTTGGCGTGCACCACCGCGTTCGGCACGGCCGGGCGGAGCTGCCCGGGGGTGACCCGGATGCCGGACTCCTCGAACAGCTCCCGGGCCGCGCCGACCACCGGCGCCTCACCCCGCTGCAGCAGCCCGGCGGGGAGGGTCCAGCTGTAGCCGGGCGGCTGGCGCAGCAGCAGCAGCCGGCCCGGCCCGTCGGCCTCGGCGTCCCGGACCAGCGTCACCGCGCCGACGATGTACTTCGGCACGGCGAGCCGGACCAGCCGGCGGCGCAGCGGGACGGGGAGCCGGTAGAAGACCTGATAGCCGAGGGCCCGTCCGGTGGCACGCGCGCGGGGGATCATGCCTCCAGGCTAGTGGCCGCCTGGTCCGGTCGCGCGAGCGGCGTTCGGCTACTGCCGGTGGTCGACCAGGTCGATGAGTTGCCGGACCACCGCGTCCGGTTCGACCGCCCGGTCGAAGACCGCCACCAGCAGGGTCTCCAGGTCGGGGTAGCCCAGTTCCTCCGACAGCCGCAGCAGCGGCAGGTCGCTGGCCAGTCCCCGGTCGTGCTTGCGCAGGGCCAGGCCGATGGTGGCGCGGCCGAGGCGTACCTTGTCGGCGATCGAGATGCCCGGCTCGGTGTGCCCGGCGAACCAGCGGGTGATCTGCATCTGGGCCTGCGGCGACTTCACGAAGCCGAGCCACTCCCGGCGCGGCCCCCGGGGCGCGGCGTCGGCCTCGAAGCCGCTCTCCGCGTCGGACTCGGTGAAGATCTCCACCACGTCGCCCTCCTTCAGCTCGGAGGAGAGCGGGGCCAGCCGGCCGTTGATGTGCGCCGCCAGGCAGTGGTCGCCCCGCTCCGCCCCCAGCTCGTACGCCAGGTCCACCGGTGTCGCGCCGGCGGGGAGGACGACCTGCCGGCCGTCGGCGACCACCTGGATCTGCGCCTCGGCCAGGTCGCAGCGCAGCGACTCGAGGAACTGCGCCGGGTCGACGGCCTCCTGCTCCCAGTCCAGCACCCGGCGCAGCCAGGCCAGCTCGTCGGCCCGGTCGGCCGCCCGGCCGGTGGCGCGCGGGAACCGGTAGTGGGCGGCGACGCCGTACTCGGCGGCGCGGTGCATCTCCTCGGTCCGGATCAGCACCTCGACCGTGCGGTCCTGGGGGCCGCGGACGCTGGTGTGCAGCGACCGGTAGAGGTTGTTCTTCGGCGAGGCGATGAAGTCCTTGAAGCGGCCGGGCGCCGGGCGCCACAGCCCGTGCACCGCGCCGAGGGCCGCGTAGCAGTCGGTGGCCGGGCCGGCCACCACGATCGAGATGCGGGGCAGGTCGAAGGGGGCGGCGTGGCCGCCGGCCACGGTGTCCTTCCAGATCGAGTAGAGGTGGCGGGGGCGGGGGGCGACCTCGGCGTCCACCCGGCTGTGGCGCAGCGCCACCCTCGTCTTCACGACCACGGCGTCGAGGTACGCGTCCCAGCCCGGCCGGTCGTGCACGTGCCGGGCGATCCGGGCGTGCTCGTCGGGCTCCAGGTGCAGCAGCACCACGTCGTCCAGCTCGCGCTTGAGCGTCTGGATGCCCAGCCGGTCGCAGAGCGGGATCAGCACCTCCTGGGTCTTGCGGGCGATGCGCTCCCGGGAGGCGGCGGACCGGACGCCCAGCGTGCGCATGTTGTGCAGCCGGTCGGCCAGCTTGATGATCAGCACGCGGACGTCCTTGCCGGCCGCGATGATCATCTTGCGGACGGTCTCCGCCTCGGCGGCCTTTCCGTAGAACGCCTTGTCGAACTTGGTCACCCCGTCGACCAGGTGGGCCACCTCCCGGCCGAAGTCCTCCGCGAGGGCCTGGAGGGTGTAGCGGGTGTCCTCCACGGTGTCGTGCAGCAGCGCGGCGACCAGGGTGATGGTGTCCATCCCGAGGTCGGCGCAGATCTGGGCGACCGCGAGGGGATGGGTGATGTACGGCTCGCCGCTCTTGCGGAACTGGCCGCGGTGCATGTTCTCCGCGATGGTGTAGGCGCGGCGCAGCACCGAGGAGTCGGCGCTGGCGTGGATGGTCCGGTGGGCGCGGACCAGCGCGCTGACCGGGTCGGTGTCGTTGGTGGGCCAGGCGAGCAGGGAGCGCAGCCGGCGGGTGAGCGGCAGCTCGCCGGGCTGGGTCGGAAGGGCGCCGCCCAGGGCGGCGCCGTGTCCGGCGTCGACGTCCACCTGGGACACCTCCTCACCCCGGCCCCACGGTCGCCGTCACCGACGATCGGGAGCAGGCCCGCGAAACGGGCAGGACTGCACTTCTCCAACAGCCTAAGCGAGTCGACGTAGTCCGATCGGTCACTTGGTCATGAGCGTTCGGTCGAGAGTTGGTGGGACCCGCCGTTCTCCGCCTTGGCCAGCAGGTCCCGGAAGCGGCCCGCGCCGGTGACGGGCGACGCCCAGCCGGAGGACATCTCCACCAGTCGGGTCTCCGGTCGCTCCAACCAGGACAGGATGCGTTCGGTCTCCTCGGCGGAGGCGTTGGGCACCGGACCGTGCCCGGGCAGCACCGTCTCGGCGGTCGCCCGGATCGCCTCCAGGGTCGGTCGCGGGTGGACACCCGGCGGGGACACCCCGGCCCCGGCCAGCCGGCCGTGCCGGACCAGGGCCAGCTCCCAGCCGCCGTGCGCGGCCCGCCGGGCGGCGGCCAGCTCGGCGATCCCGGTCAGCCCGACCAGGCGTTGCATCCGGACCGTGGCGCGCAGCACCGCCGCCAGCCGGGACCGCACCACCGCCGCCTCCTCGTAGCGCTGGTCGCGGGCGAGCACCTCGATCCGGCCGAGCAGGGCGTCCACCACGACCTGCGGGTCGGTGGTGGTCGCCGTACGGAACGGCGCGGCGGCGCGGTGGTCGTACTCCTCGGGGCTGATCCGGTGCTCGCAGGGCGCCGGGCAGCGACCCAGCTCGGCCAGCGCGCAGGCCGGCATGGTCGTGCGCCGCGACAGCCGGTGCGTGCACTGGCGCAGCGGTACGGCGTCGTGGAAACCCGCGGCGGCCAGCTCGGCGGCGTGCTTGGAGCGGAACGGGCCGAGGTACGCGGTGTCGGTGGGGCCCAGGTTCCGCACCACCGACAACCGGGGGTACGCCTCGTCGGTGAGCTTGAGCCAGACCATCCGCTCCGGGTACTTGGAACGCCGGTTGTACGGCGGCGCGTGCGCGGCGATCAGCCGCAGCTCGCGGACCTCCGCCTCCAGCGAGTGCGCGCACTCGACCGCCTCGACCCGCTCGGCGGCGGCGAGCATCTCGGAGATCCGGGCCCGCTTCTCCCCGGCGGTGAAGTAGCTGCGCACCCGGGTGGCGATGTCGCCGGAGGTGCCGACGTAGAGCGGCCGGTCGTCGGCGGCCCGGAAGATGTACACCCCGGGCACCTTCGGCAGCCCCTCCGCCAGGTGCCGCTTGCGGCGCTGGGTCGGGGTCACCGCCCGGGCGAACTCGATCGCGTCGCCGACGGTGTCCACCCGGTGGCCGCCCAGCCGGGCGATCAGCCCGTGCAGCACGTCCACCGTGGCCTTGGCGTCGTCGAGCGCCCGGTGGGTCGGCTGGGTGGCGGTGCGGAAGTAGGCGGCCAGGGTGCCGAGCTTGCGGTTGGGCACCTCGTCCCGGGTGAGCACCCGGCGGGCCAGCGCCGCGGTGTCCAGCACCCGCGGGTTGGGCCAGCGGTAGCCGTGCTTCACGCAGGCCGCCTTGAGGAACCCCACGTCGTAGGGGGCGTTGTGGGCGACCAGCACGGCGTCGTCGATGAACTCCAGGAAGCTCGGCAGCACCTGCTCGATCGGCGGCGCCGGGACGAGCATGGCCTGGGTGATCCCGGTCAGCACGGTGATGAACGGCGGAATCGGCACGCCCGGGTTGACCAGGGTGGCGAGCACCCCCAGCTCCTCGCCGCCGCGCACCTTCACCGCGCCGATCTCGGTGATCCCGCCGCCGTCCGGCGCGCCGCCGGTGGTCTCCAGGTCGACCACCACGAAGGTGGTCGCGTACAGCGGCAGCGCCGGGTCCACCCCCGCGCCCGCCGTCCGGTCCAGGCCGGCCAGCACCTCCTGGACGTACTCCGCTCGTGCCACCCGCGGCACGCTAGCGGCCGGGTCCGACACTCCCGTCTCAGCCGTCCCAGGAGTTACCACGGGGCTACGATGAGAGATCGGCTCACTCAATGGGCACAGGGCCCGTTCGCGGTGGGAGACTTGCCACATGCCCCTCACCGAGCCGCACGACGACCACCTCCCCGAGGCGGGGCCGGTGGCTGCCGGGCGGGACGCCGGTGGGGGCGACGCGGACGACCTCGCGGCCGGCGCCGAGCAGCCCCGGCCGGGGGAGACCGAGCCCGCCACGCCGGAGCCCGAGCCGGTCCTGCCCGAGCCGGTCCGGCAGCGGATCGTGGCGCTGACCGCCGCGGTGCTGCCGGCGATGCCCACCGACGAGGTGCCGGTCCCGCTGCGCCGGGTGGCCAAGTTCGCCCCCAACCGCCGCGCCCGGCTGGGCGCGCCGGCGATCGCCGCCCAGCTCACCGCCGACCCGCTGTTCCGGCAGCGGGTGACCGCGCGGGTGCTGGCCGACGCCGGTGACCTGGGCACCGCCGTGGCCGAGGGGACCGCGCCGGCCGCCGCCGACCCGGTGGAGGTGGCCGCGCTGGCGTACCTCGTCCGGCCGCGCGGCTGGCGGGAGCTGATCGAGGCGAGCGGCGCCGCGGTACGGGCCGAGGCGGACAGCGCGGTGGTGGCGGAGCTGGTGCGCGAGGCCGAGCAGCGGGCCACTCGGGCCGAGCACGACCGGGCGGTGGCCCGGGTCGAGGCCGACAAGCTCCGCGACGAGCTGGCCCGGGTCCGGGAGGAGCTGGGTCAGCTCCGCGAGGAGTCCCGACAGCTCAGCCGTACGCTGCGCGAGACCCAGGCCCGGGAGCGGCGGGCCAACGAACTGCTCGCCACCGAGCGCGGCCGGGCCGCCCGGGCCGCCGCGGACACGGAGGCGGAGCTGCGCCGGGCCCGGGCCCGGCTGGCCGAGGCGGAGTCGGTGGCCGGGGTCGTCCGGGCCAGCGCCAAGGAGGCGCGCTCGGTCGACGACGCCCGGCTCTGGCTGCTGCTGGAGACGATCGGCCAGGCGGCCGTCGGGCTGCGCCGCGAGCTGGCCCTGGACCCGGTCGAGAAGCTGCCGGCCGACTTCGTCGCCGACGCCTTCGCCAACCAGTCGGCGACCGCCCCGGCCGGCGCCGCCGCCCGGGCTCGGGACACCGACGACCCGGCCCGGCTGGACCAGCTGCTCGCCCTGCCCCGGGCCCACCTGGTCGTCGACGGCTACAACGTGACCAAGCGCGGCTTCGGCGAGATGTCCCTGGAGCAGCAGCGCAAGCGGCTGATCAGCGGCCTGGGCGGGATCGCCGCGCAGACCGGGGACGAGGTCACCGTGGTCTTCGACGGGGCCGAGCGGATGCACGGCCTGCCGCCCACGCCGCGGGGGGTGCGGGTGCTCTTCTCCCGCAAGGGGGAGACCGCCGACGAGCTGATCCGCCGGCTGGTCCGCGCCGAGCCCACCGGCCGGCCGGTGGTGGTGATCTCCTCCGACCGCGAGGTCGCCGACGGGGTGCGTCGGCACGGCGCGTACCCGCTCGGCGCGGACTCGCTGCTGCGCCGGCTGTCCCGCTCCTGACCGTTGATCACCGGTTGTCCGGTTGTGTCGTACCCGGTGATTAGTGTCCGACCTGACCGACGGTGGTCGGGCTGTGACGATGCTGTCGCGCCCGGGCCGCCAGACTGCGTCAGGAGGCGCGATGCTCATCGACTGCGACAGGTGCGGGATCCGGGGCGCCGGCTGCTCCGGCTGCCTGGTGACCGCCCTGCTCGAGGTGGACTCGCCCGGGGCCGGGCTGGACGCCGCGGACCACCGGGCGATCGAGGTGTTCGCCCGGGCCGGCTTCGAGGTGCAGGTGCTGCCCGCGCCGCCGGCTCCCGCCGCCCGCCCCCGTGCCGGGCGGCGGGGCCGGGCGGCGTGAACCAGGCGCCGCGGTGGCCGCGGGGGCCCGTCAGCGGACGGTGCGGCGGGCGTAGAGCCGCCTCGCCCAGAGGTAGCTGACCAGCGCGATGCCGGCGCACCAGGCGGTGGCGACGATGGCGTTCGACCCCACCGGGCCGCCGGTCAGCAGAGCGCGCAGGGTCTCGATGATCGGGGTGAACGGCTGGTACTCGGCGAACTGGCGCAGCCCGGCCGGCATCGACTCGGTGGGCACGAAACCGCTGCCGAGGAACGGCAGGAGCGTCAGCGGCATCGGCAGGTTGCTGGCCGTCTCGACGCTCTCGCTGACCAGGCCGAGAGCCACCGCCAGCCAGGTGAGGGCGAAGGCCGTCATGGCCAGCACCCCGGCGGTGGCGAGCCAGGCGAGCGGGTCGGCGTCGGACCGGAAACCGACCAGCAGCGCGACACCGACGACCACGACCAGGCTGAGCATCGTCTGGATCAGGCTGCCGACCACGTGACCGGTCAGCACCGAAGCGCGGGCGATCGCCATGGTGCGGAACCGGGAAATGATCCCCTCGGTCATGTCGGTGGCGACCGACACCGCTGTGCCGGTGGCCGCGCCGGCCACGCCCATCAGCAGGATGCCGGGCACGACGTAGGTGAGGTACGCGGCCCGCCCGCCGGAGGGGCCGCCGAGGCCGTTGCCCAGGGTCCCGCCGAAGACGTAGACGAAGAGCAGCAGGAACACCACCGGCAGGCCGGCGAGCATCAGCGTCATCGAGGGGTAACGCCGCATGTGCCGCAGGTTGCGGCGCAGCATCGTGCTCGAGTCGCGGACGGCGTGGGAGAGCGTGGTCATGGCAGCGGAACCCTCTCTGCGGTGGGCTGGCCGGTGAGCGCCAGGAAGACGTCGTCGAGGTCGGGGGTGTGCACCGCGAGCGACTCGACGCCGATCGCGGCGCCGTCGAGGCGGTCGAGCAGCGCCCGCAGCGACGCGACCCCGCCGTCGCCGGGGACCTGCAGGGTGAGCTCGTCGGTGCCCGGGGCGCCGCCGACCAGGGACGCCGCCGCGGCGCACTCCGCCGGATCGGTGAACCGCAGGGCGATGTGCCCGCCCGGGACCAGGCGCTTGAGTTCGTCCGGGGTGCCCTCGGCGACCAGCCGGCCGTGATCGAGCACGGCCACCCGGTCCGCGAGCTGGTCCGCCTCCTCCAGGTACTGGGTGGTGAGGAAGACGGTCACCCCGTCGGTGACGAGGTCGCGGACGATCCGCCACACCGCGCGCCGGCTGCGCGGGTCGAGGCCGGTGGTCGGCTCGTCGAGGAAGAGCACGCGCGGCGCGCCGATCAGCCCCATCGCCAGGTCGAGACGGCGGCGCATGCCGCCGGAGTAGGTGGCGGCGACCTTGCCGGCCGCCTCGACGAGGTCGAAGCGCGCCAGCAGCTCGCGGGTGCGTCGCCGGCCCTCCGGACGGTCGAGGTGGTGCAGGTCGGCCATCAGGAGCAGGTTCTCCTCGCCGGTGAGCAGGCCGTCGACGGCGGCGAACTGACCCGTCACGCCGATCGCCGCGCGCACCGCGTCGGGTTCCCGGGTCACGTCGTGGCCGGCGACCCGGGCCTCGCCGTCACCGGCCGGGATGAGCGTGGACAGGATCTGCACGGTGGTGGTCTTGCCGGCGCCGTTCGGACCGAGCAGCGCGAAGATCGTTCCCGGGGCCACGGCGAGGTCGATGCCGTCGAGCACCACCTGGTCGCCGTAGGACTTGCGGAGCCCGGTGGCCGCGATCGCGGGTGGGGCCGAGGTGATCATCGTTTCTCCTCTGGGATGGGGCGGGATCAGCTGCGCCGGATGACGATGTCGCCGTACGAGGTGCGGGCCCGGACCTCGACGGTCCGCTCGTGCTGCGGCGGGGCGTCCGACGGCTCGATCTGGTTGCGCACGGTGCCGAACTGGGTGTGCAGGTCCAGGAAGGCCGCGGTGTCGCCGTGGATGCCGACCTCGAGTTCGCCCATCGCGGTCTTCACCGACACCGATCCACGGAGGACCTCGCCGATCCGGATGTCGCCGTTGGCCGTGGTGGCGGTGACGCCGGCCCGGGCACGGTCGACGGAGATGTCACCGTTGGCCGCGTTCACCCGCAGGTCGCCTGCGACCGTGCCGACCCAGCTGTTGCCGTTGGAATTCTTGATCACCGCGTTTCCGTCGATCTCGCCCAGCCGGAGCCGGCCGG
The window above is part of the Micromonospora inositola genome. Proteins encoded here:
- a CDS encoding NYN domain-containing protein, encoding MPLTEPHDDHLPEAGPVAAGRDAGGGDADDLAAGAEQPRPGETEPATPEPEPVLPEPVRQRIVALTAAVLPAMPTDEVPVPLRRVAKFAPNRRARLGAPAIAAQLTADPLFRQRVTARVLADAGDLGTAVAEGTAPAAADPVEVAALAYLVRPRGWRELIEASGAAVRAEADSAVVAELVREAEQRATRAEHDRAVARVEADKLRDELARVREELGQLREESRQLSRTLRETQARERRANELLATERGRAARAAADTEAELRRARARLAEAESVAGVVRASAKEARSVDDARLWLLLETIGQAAVGLRRELALDPVEKLPADFVADAFANQSATAPAGAAARARDTDDPARLDQLLALPRAHLVVDGYNVTKRGFGEMSLEQQRKRLISGLGGIAAQTGDEVTVVFDGAERMHGLPPTPRGVRVLFSRKGETADELIRRLVRAEPTGRPVVVISSDREVADGVRRHGAYPLGADSLLRRLSRS
- a CDS encoding RelA/SpoT family protein is translated as MDVDAGHGAALGGALPTQPGELPLTRRLRSLLAWPTNDTDPVSALVRAHRTIHASADSSVLRRAYTIAENMHRGQFRKSGEPYITHPLAVAQICADLGMDTITLVAALLHDTVEDTRYTLQALAEDFGREVAHLVDGVTKFDKAFYGKAAEAETVRKMIIAAGKDVRVLIIKLADRLHNMRTLGVRSAASRERIARKTQEVLIPLCDRLGIQTLKRELDDVVLLHLEPDEHARIARHVHDRPGWDAYLDAVVVKTRVALRHSRVDAEVAPRPRHLYSIWKDTVAGGHAAPFDLPRISIVVAGPATDCYAALGAVHGLWRPAPGRFKDFIASPKNNLYRSLHTSVRGPQDRTVEVLIRTEEMHRAAEYGVAAHYRFPRATGRAADRADELAWLRRVLDWEQEAVDPAQFLESLRCDLAEAQIQVVADGRQVVLPAGATPVDLAYELGAERGDHCLAAHINGRLAPLSSELKEGDVVEIFTESDAESGFEADAAPRGPRREWLGFVKSPQAQMQITRWFAGHTEPGISIADKVRLGRATIGLALRKHDRGLASDLPLLRLSEELGYPDLETLLVAVFDRAVEPDAVVRQLIDLVDHRQ
- a CDS encoding NUDIX hydrolase; amino-acid sequence: MIPRARATGRALGYQVFYRLPVPLRRRLVRLAVPKYIVGAVTLVRDAEADGPGRLLLLRQPPGYSWTLPAGLLQRGEAPVVGAARELFEESGIRVTPGQLRPAVPNAVVHAKGWVDVVFEVEVPASTTELVVDGAEVFEAAWHPLDDLPRLSRATAGLLGRYGIGPEAERVPPATPSGA
- a CDS encoding Lrp/AsnC family transcriptional regulator translates to MITAIVLIDCATDSIPEVAETLANLPGVSEVYSVAGHVDLIAMVRVREFEQIAQVIAGSISKVPGVLNTESHIAFRAYSQHDLEEAFAIGLANAD
- a CDS encoding DUF4142 domain-containing protein, with product MLGIKRLGVLAAVVVVGLAPAAAAQAAAQPSTQDTQYLQALHQVNLEEIVTGNLAQQKGQNQQVKDLGKQFVTDHTQLDQTVQSTAQQLNVKLPSEPTADQQKMVDKLNNLSGAEFDKAWVTAELTGHVQAIQASQTEISQGSEQTVVQLAQDALPVLQAHLDALTALAQTLGVPVPQTSASGTPSPGGSGTPGPGGTESPGPGGTSTESPAPGTTETPAPSTS
- a CDS encoding DEDD exonuclease domain-containing protein codes for the protein MARAEYVQEVLAGLDRTAGAGVDPALPLYATTFVVVDLETTGGAPDGGGITEIGAVKVRGGEELGVLATLVNPGVPIPPFITVLTGITQAMLVPAPPIEQVLPSFLEFIDDAVLVAHNAPYDVGFLKAACVKHGYRWPNPRVLDTAALARRVLTRDEVPNRKLGTLAAYFRTATQPTHRALDDAKATVDVLHGLIARLGGHRVDTVGDAIEFARAVTPTQRRKRHLAEGLPKVPGVYIFRAADDRPLYVGTSGDIATRVRSYFTAGEKRARISEMLAAAERVEAVECAHSLEAEVRELRLIAAHAPPYNRRSKYPERMVWLKLTDEAYPRLSVVRNLGPTDTAYLGPFRSKHAAELAAAGFHDAVPLRQCTHRLSRRTTMPACALAELGRCPAPCEHRISPEEYDHRAAAPFRTATTTDPQVVVDALLGRIEVLARDQRYEEAAVVRSRLAAVLRATVRMQRLVGLTGIAELAAARRAAHGGWELALVRHGRLAGAGVSPPGVHPRPTLEAIRATAETVLPGHGPVPNASAEETERILSWLERPETRLVEMSSGWASPVTGAGRFRDLLAKAENGGSHQLSTERS
- the qcrB gene encoding cytochrome bc1 complex cytochrome b subunit encodes the protein MKRRKFDVAAVPGKTAGALDDRFQAATPLRKLLNKVFPDHWSFLLGEIALFSFVVLLLTGVFLTFFFEPAMTEVVYNGSYAPLRGTPMSAAYASSLDLSFDVRGGLIMRQMHHWAALLFMASIVVHMLRVFFTGAFRKPRETNWIIGSLLFWVGFLAGFTGYSLPDDGLSGTGLRIASGIMLSIPVIGTWVTSSIFGGEFPGEILISRAFIAHVLLIPGLLVALISVHLGLVFKQKHTQWPGPGRTNENVVGERMFPRYALKQGGYFMVVFGVIALMGGLFQINPIWYFGPYEAWVVSAASQPDWYVMFLDGSTRLMPAWQINIPIGDGYVIPPIFWPTVVLPGILVGLSMMYPFVEARRLKDHKHHNLLQRPRDVPARTAVGAMAVSFYVVLTLSGGNDVIADKFHISLNAMTWAGRIGLLIVPPLAYYFTYRICLGLQQHDREVLAHGVETGIIKRLPDGRFVEVHQPLTAAEHDGHGLEYAGWVVPKKMNRLGALGPAIRGFFYPIEKPAEAPVSPGHPPVEPRPEREEVGSGESRR
- a CDS encoding ABC transporter permease, producing the protein MTTLSHAVRDSSTMLRRNLRHMRRYPSMTLMLAGLPVVFLLLFVYVFGGTLGNGLGGPSGGRAAYLTYVVPGILLMGVAGAATGTAVSVATDMTEGIISRFRTMAIARASVLTGHVVGSLIQTMLSLVVVVGVALLVGFRSDADPLAWLATAGVLAMTAFALTWLAVALGLVSESVETASNLPMPLTLLPFLGSGFVPTESMPAGLRQFAEYQPFTPIIETLRALLTGGPVGSNAIVATAWCAGIALVSYLWARRLYARRTVR
- a CDS encoding sugar phosphate nucleotidyltransferase, encoding MVLAAGEGTRLRPLTARLPKALCPVGNVPLLDRALARLAGLGLAGPDRVAVNACYLGGRVVDHVGARAHPSVEPGDPLGTAGGLGNLRGWIAGRGVLVGNADAYLADPQAPPGPDIAALVDGWDGRSVRLLGQPADDPAVPGTFSGHRFVGFSLLPWRLVRELPPTFGDLVRSVWRPAEAAGALEVVPYRGTFYDTGTPADYLAANLHAAGSGSLVDPTATVSGPVERAVVGAGAVVHGAVTRAVVWPGATVAAGEHLTDVVRAGARLTVPAAPR